Proteins from a single region of Syntrophales bacterium:
- a CDS encoding rhomboid family intramembrane serine protease, with the protein MTEEEKKAILCPQCRRLISRDEPVCPHCGLSRPGTRRVAALLGRIGSGALNPVQIVLFSNVALFLLSLLLNPSSLGFSLNPLSFLSPSDASLFYLGATGTVPILGYGRWWTLLTASFLHGGLLHIFFNMAALTQLGPFVWRQFGFWRFWIIYLASGVGGFLLSLLAGVSFTIGASAGLCGLIGAIFYYGKSRGGFLGDMISRQAMGWIVGLAVFGLLLPGINNWAHGGGLLAGIGAAFLAGHRDRGPETAAHRMLGATLAGATALTLLYALLGAAAAVLHLG; encoded by the coding sequence ATGACGGAAGAGGAGAAAAAGGCGATTCTCTGCCCCCAGTGCAGGCGTCTCATCAGCCGGGACGAGCCGGTTTGTCCGCATTGCGGCCTCTCCCGGCCCGGCACGCGCCGGGTAGCCGCCCTCTTGGGCCGGATCGGGTCGGGAGCCCTGAATCCCGTTCAGATCGTCCTGTTTTCCAACGTGGCGCTGTTTCTGCTGTCCCTGCTGCTGAATCCGTCCTCCCTCGGATTTTCCCTGAATCCCCTCTCCTTCCTGTCCCCCTCCGACGCCAGCCTGTTCTACCTGGGAGCCACCGGAACGGTCCCGATCCTGGGGTACGGGCGCTGGTGGACCCTCCTCACGGCATCCTTCCTGCACGGCGGGCTCCTCCACATCTTCTTCAACATGGCCGCCCTGACCCAACTGGGTCCCTTTGTATGGCGCCAATTCGGCTTCTGGCGCTTCTGGATCATCTACCTGGCAAGCGGTGTCGGCGGATTCCTCCTGTCCCTCCTGGCGGGCGTATCGTTTACCATCGGCGCCTCCGCCGGCCTCTGCGGCCTCATCGGAGCCATCTTCTACTACGGAAAGAGCCGGGGCGGCTTCCTGGGCGACATGATTTCCCGGCAGGCCATGGGCTGGATCGTGGGGCTGGCCGTCTTCGGCCTCCTCCTGCCGGGCATCAACAACTGGGCCCACGGCGGCGGACTCCTGGCCGGAATCGGCGCCGCCTTCCTGGCGGGCCACCGGGACCGGGGCCCCGAGACGGCTGCGCATCGCATGCTGGGGGCCACCCTGGCGGGAGCCACCGCCCTCACGCTGCTCTACGCCTTGTTGGGCGCAGCCGCCGCCGTCCTGCACCTGGGATGA
- a CDS encoding glycosyltransferase family 9 protein, which yields MLIHPHHEIPGNPRRILVIQLGDIGDIVWTWPALAAIHDRFPEAAITLLARKGRGGLLEANPFLQEIVEVIQPQGGGLVSLSAQAGFLAGLRRRRFDLAVDLRGDERGAFLAWSTGAPLRIALAYGRNDVPFWRNRLFTHLAAAPLPGKGPFRGPAEQSLAVLRPFGIDIVGDLPPFPVPPVIAERVDRLFKDEGMDMAIPWVTISPYSRWTYKEWGTEKWISVMRWLWDCRGVASAVVGSMDDRSKADEFVRSGGDHVHNLAGKTTLAELAGVIARSVLHVGVDTGGPHLAAALGLPTVTIYGPSFGEAWAHPGPRHRVVFPDRDCVPCRKLGCDNSHRSECLEELEPVKVRQALEELLNGLGYTART from the coding sequence ATGCTGATTCATCCACATCATGAAATTCCTGGCAATCCCCGCCGCATTCTCGTCATCCAGTTGGGTGACATCGGCGACATCGTGTGGACCTGGCCGGCGCTGGCCGCCATCCACGACCGGTTCCCCGAAGCGGCGATCACCCTCCTGGCGAGAAAGGGACGTGGCGGACTCCTGGAGGCGAATCCCTTCCTGCAGGAAATCGTCGAGGTGATTCAGCCTCAGGGGGGCGGTCTTGTATCCTTGTCCGCCCAGGCCGGCTTCCTGGCGGGTCTCCGGCGCCGCCGCTTTGATCTGGCGGTGGACCTGCGGGGGGACGAGCGGGGTGCCTTCCTGGCCTGGAGCACCGGGGCGCCGCTGCGGATCGCCCTCGCTTACGGCCGCAACGACGTGCCTTTCTGGCGAAACCGGCTGTTCACGCATCTGGCGGCGGCGCCTCTCCCCGGGAAAGGACCGTTCCGGGGGCCTGCGGAACAGTCCCTCGCCGTACTCCGGCCTTTCGGCATCGATATCGTGGGGGACTTGCCGCCCTTTCCCGTTCCCCCGGTCATCGCGGAGAGGGTGGACCGCCTCTTCAAGGATGAGGGAATGGACATGGCGATTCCCTGGGTGACCATCAGTCCCTATTCGCGCTGGACCTACAAGGAATGGGGCACGGAAAAGTGGATATCCGTCATGCGGTGGCTCTGGGATTGCCGGGGCGTCGCGTCCGCCGTCGTCGGCTCCATGGATGATCGCAGCAAGGCGGACGAATTCGTCCGGAGTGGAGGCGATCATGTCCACAATCTGGCGGGGAAAACGACGCTGGCCGAGCTGGCGGGAGTCATTGCGCGAAGCGTCCTGCACGTCGGGGTCGACACGGGAGGACCTCACCTGGCCGCGGCCCTGGGCCTGCCGACCGTAACGATATACGGTCCCTCTTTCGGAGAGGCCTGGGCGCATCCGGGACCGCGGCACCGGGTCGTCTTTCCGGACCGGGACTGCGTTCCCTGCCGGAAGCTCGGCTGTGACAACTCGCACCGCAGCGAATGCCTGGAGGAGCTTGAACCGGTGAAGGTAAGGCAGGCCCTGGAGGAATTGCTGAACGGACTTGGATATACGGCCCGCACCTGA
- a CDS encoding DUF3568 family protein: MIPYRRTLVFLCSVMAVLTVSGCYTASTVEVKDRIVGVRSGRFVVIDGKLGSDYPYPYEQVWKAAEKTMAQIRATDIVPDRGIASGSIKGKVGGDEVMIMIDYVSRERTSVWVLVGLIGDTLGTRMIHERIADNLKKQAP, encoded by the coding sequence ATGATCCCGTACCGCCGAACACTCGTCTTCCTGTGCAGCGTCATGGCCGTCCTGACCGTGAGCGGCTGCTATACGGCCTCCACCGTCGAGGTGAAGGACCGGATCGTGGGCGTCCGCTCCGGCCGGTTTGTCGTGATCGACGGAAAGCTCGGCTCCGACTACCCGTACCCGTACGAGCAGGTCTGGAAAGCCGCGGAGAAGACCATGGCCCAGATCAGGGCCACGGACATCGTACCGGACCGGGGCATTGCCTCCGGCTCGATCAAGGGCAAGGTCGGCGGCGACGAGGTCATGATCATGATCGATTACGTCTCCAGGGAGCGGACCTCCGTCTGGGTCCTGGTCGGCCTGATCGGCGACACCCTGGGAACCCGGATGATCCACGAGAGGATTGCCGACAACCTGAAAAAACAGGCACCATGA
- a CDS encoding NAD(P)/FAD-dependent oxidoreductase — protein MRDCFSVAVIGAGVVGLAVAERLSREYRDVLLLERHESCGRETSSRSSEVIHAGIYYPTGLLKAVLCREGSRMLYEACTQWRVPHRRLGKMIVAGGDEDGQELHRLRAQAERNGVRDLRFLTPREIRRLEPAIQVREALFSPSTGIIDSHRFMQALLYRLEAAGATTAFRSDVTAIRPDGDGFDVEINGGEYRFRTKVLVNSAGLASDRLAAMAGIDVDAADYRLKFCKGNYFSASSAPRLKHLVYPAPERGNEGLGIHATVDLAGRVRFGPDVEYVDRIDYAVDEGRRGRFHDAVRRYLPGIPAEALQPDMCGIRPKLQGPGEAYRDFIISEESDRGLPGLISLVGIESPGLTTSLAIGRRVAALAEPFLDGFRSK, from the coding sequence TTGAGGGACTGCTTCTCTGTCGCCGTCATCGGTGCCGGAGTCGTCGGCCTCGCCGTGGCGGAGCGGCTGTCCCGGGAATACCGGGACGTCCTGCTTCTGGAGCGTCATGAATCCTGCGGTCGTGAAACCAGCAGCCGCAGCAGCGAGGTCATCCATGCCGGCATCTATTACCCGACGGGTCTCCTGAAAGCGGTTCTCTGCCGCGAAGGGAGCCGTATGCTTTATGAGGCTTGTACCCAGTGGCGGGTGCCGCACCGGCGGCTGGGAAAGATGATCGTGGCCGGCGGGGACGAGGACGGGCAGGAGCTCCATCGGCTTCGCGCACAGGCAGAGCGTAACGGCGTCCGGGATCTGCGTTTTCTCACGCCGCGGGAGATCCGGCGCCTGGAACCGGCCATCCAGGTCCGGGAGGCCCTGTTTTCACCCTCCACGGGAATCATCGATTCCCACCGGTTCATGCAGGCGCTCCTGTACCGCCTGGAGGCGGCGGGGGCCACCACGGCATTCCGGTCGGATGTGACGGCGATACGGCCGGATGGAGACGGTTTCGACGTGGAGATCAACGGCGGCGAATACCGGTTCCGGACGAAGGTTCTGGTCAACTCCGCCGGCCTGGCGTCCGACCGGCTGGCCGCCATGGCCGGCATCGACGTGGACGCCGCGGACTACCGCCTCAAATTCTGCAAGGGGAACTATTTCTCCGCTTCTTCCGCTCCCCGGCTCAAACATCTGGTCTACCCCGCTCCGGAACGCGGGAATGAGGGGCTGGGCATTCATGCCACCGTGGACCTGGCGGGCAGGGTCCGCTTCGGGCCCGACGTCGAATACGTCGACCGGATCGACTATGCGGTCGACGAGGGGCGCCGCGGCCGGTTCCACGATGCCGTCCGGCGCTACCTGCCCGGGATCCCGGCGGAGGCCCTGCAGCCGGACATGTGCGGCATCCGGCCCAAGCTGCAGGGGCCCGGCGAGGCATACCGGGATTTTATCATCAGCGAGGAGAGCGACCGCGGCCTTCCGGGCCTGATCAGCCTGGTGGGCATCGAGTCCCCGGGCCTGACGACCTCCCTGGCCATCGGCCGCCGGGTGGCCGCCCTGGCGGAACCGTTTCTCGACGGGTTCCGATCAAAGTGA
- a CDS encoding nucleoside-diphosphate sugar epimerase/dehydratase, translating into MLAKPHQLRNPRFYAKILIDAGLFVAAHALAYWFRFEFSPDASRIAQFAVVLPWLVSLKVAIFYTLGLYHGMWRYTSVRDFWRLALACVLGVLLSMAVIFLFFREENFSRAVFLMDGGLTFLMAGAHRLVVRSYYMYQARTANGRAEAVLAARPPRRVLIVGAGDAGEKILREIGDNEQIHYQVVGFVDDHPHKQGRSIHGVTILGKVGEIPVLVKRHDIEEILIAVPSASGEQMRRIVDVCKECSVTYKTLPGIGEIIDGRVSVKILRDVSYEDLLGRPPVHLDVTGIRNYLAGRTILVTGCGGSIGSELCRQLVRFEPGLIVLLDASEANLFQIQMEMENELSFRRYEPVLGQVQDESLMRSVLEKYHPQVVFHAAAYKHVPMLERNPWEAVFNNIQGSRTIMETAAAFGVERFVLVSTDKAVRPTNVMGASKRVTELILQAHQGTGTRFLSVRFGNVVGSSGSVIPLFRRQIEHGGPVTVTDPDVTRFFMTIPEAAQLIIQAGAMGQGGEIYILKMGTPVRIVEMARDLIRLSGKEPDRDVKIVFTGLREGEKLHEELITEGEGIVPTGHDKILVLRPDPDPEREGDPEAFRRMLYEEIERLCDAASRHDAPEIRRLLREIVPEYVPQDSRSVL; encoded by the coding sequence ATGCTCGCGAAACCGCATCAACTCCGGAACCCGAGATTCTACGCCAAGATTCTCATCGATGCGGGCCTGTTCGTTGCGGCCCATGCCCTGGCCTATTGGTTCCGGTTCGAGTTTTCCCCCGACGCCTCCCGGATCGCCCAGTTCGCGGTCGTTCTTCCCTGGCTCGTATCGCTCAAGGTCGCCATTTTCTATACCCTGGGCCTCTACCACGGCATGTGGCGGTACACCAGCGTCCGCGATTTCTGGAGGCTGGCCCTTGCCTGTGTTCTGGGGGTCCTCCTGAGCATGGCCGTCATTTTCCTCTTCTTCCGGGAGGAGAATTTTTCCCGTGCGGTCTTCCTGATGGACGGAGGCCTGACCTTCCTGATGGCGGGTGCCCACCGTCTCGTTGTCCGGTCCTACTACATGTACCAGGCGCGAACTGCGAACGGCCGGGCGGAGGCTGTCCTGGCCGCGAGACCCCCGCGGAGGGTCCTGATCGTCGGGGCCGGCGACGCGGGAGAGAAAATCCTGAGAGAAATCGGCGATAATGAGCAGATTCATTACCAGGTAGTAGGGTTCGTCGACGACCATCCCCACAAACAGGGCCGTTCCATCCATGGGGTCACGATCCTGGGCAAGGTCGGCGAGATCCCCGTCCTGGTGAAGCGCCACGACATCGAGGAGATCCTCATCGCCGTTCCGTCCGCCTCTGGAGAGCAGATGAGGCGGATCGTGGACGTCTGTAAGGAGTGCAGCGTCACCTACAAGACCCTCCCGGGCATCGGGGAGATCATCGATGGGAGGGTCAGCGTCAAGATCCTGCGGGACGTGAGCTACGAGGACCTGCTGGGCCGGCCCCCGGTCCATCTCGATGTGACGGGAATCCGGAATTACCTGGCAGGCCGGACGATCCTCGTCACCGGTTGCGGCGGCTCGATCGGCTCGGAGCTCTGCCGCCAGCTGGTCCGGTTCGAACCGGGACTGATCGTCCTCCTGGACGCCTCGGAGGCGAACCTCTTCCAGATCCAGATGGAGATGGAGAACGAGCTGTCCTTCCGGCGATACGAGCCGGTTCTGGGGCAGGTGCAGGACGAGTCCCTCATGCGCTCCGTCCTGGAAAAGTACCATCCCCAGGTCGTCTTCCACGCCGCCGCCTACAAGCACGTCCCCATGCTGGAGCGGAATCCCTGGGAGGCCGTCTTCAACAACATCCAGGGCAGCCGGACGATCATGGAGACGGCGGCCGCCTTCGGCGTCGAGCGGTTCGTCCTGGTCTCCACGGACAAGGCCGTCCGACCCACGAACGTCATGGGGGCCAGCAAGCGGGTCACAGAACTGATTCTCCAGGCCCACCAGGGAACGGGCACCCGGTTCCTCTCCGTCCGCTTCGGCAACGTCGTGGGATCCTCCGGATCGGTGATTCCGCTTTTCCGGCGCCAGATCGAGCATGGAGGGCCCGTGACGGTGACGGACCCTGACGTAACCCGTTTCTTCATGACGATCCCCGAGGCGGCCCAACTGATCATCCAGGCCGGCGCCATGGGGCAGGGCGGGGAGATCTACATCCTCAAAATGGGCACCCCTGTCCGGATCGTCGAGATGGCCCGGGACCTGATCCGCCTCTCGGGAAAGGAGCCCGATCGGGACGTCAAGATTGTCTTCACGGGCCTCCGGGAGGGCGAAAAGCTGCACGAGGAGCTGATCACCGAGGGAGAAGGCATTGTGCCCACGGGTCACGACAAGATCCTGGTCCTCCGGCCCGACCCGGACCCGGAGCGGGAAGGGGATCCCGAGGCGTTCCGCCGGATGCTCTATGAAGAGATTGAACGGCTATGCGACGCCGCTTCTCGCCACGATGCCCCGGAGATCCGGCGCCTTCTCCGGGAAATCGTTCCCGAATACGTTCCCCAGGACTCAAGGAGCGTTCTTTGA